The Nicotiana tabacum cultivar K326 chromosome 14, ASM71507v2, whole genome shotgun sequence genome contains a region encoding:
- the LOC107812852 gene encoding uncharacterized protein LOC107812852 — MGRSNGNESADAKWQLVSEICTLSKGVIPCSHQHLLYHRYSAFIDWYLVLDVDESDGADVIKQRYRKLALQLHPDKNKHPKAEIAFKLVSQAYVCLTEEASRETFEADRRNHHICPKCHIKSSEKPPRHGNVAKVAKTFTTNEEARPVSRSISRVKQLKARFMEEVAVINTCLKAKSPSTCSTEAQTFTRQNEIPIFNTFNYELQGYPHPSNYRKLLHRFQERSIEKHVSSSHDCSYPVFELRSEREAYVDRFSRTGSKHKFYN; from the exons ATGGGAAGAAGTAATGGAAATGAATCTGCAGATGCAAAATGGCAATTGGTCTCAGAAATTTGTACACTCTCTAAAGGGGTGATTCCTTGTTCCCATCAACACCTTTTGTATCACAGATATTCGGCATTCATCGACTGGTATCTTGTTCTTGAT GTCGATGAGAGTGATGGAGCAGATGTCATTAAGCAACGATATCGTAAACTAG CTTTGCAGCTTCATCCCGATAAGAACAAACATCCCAAAGCTGAGATTGCATTCAAGTTGGTTTCCCAG GCATATGTTTGCCTGACAGAAGAAGCAAGCAGAGAGACTTTTGAAGCAGACAGAAGAAACCACCACATATGCCCAAAGTGTCACATAAAATCAAGTGAAAAGCCTCCTAGACATGGCAATGTTGCAAAAGTGGCCAAAACATTTACTACTAATGAAGAGGCACGGCCAGTTTCCAGAAGCATTTCACGTGTTAAACAACTTAAAGCCAGATTTATGGAAGAAGTTGCAGTTATAAACACATGTCTGAAGGCGAAATCTCCATCTACTTGCTCAACAGAAGCTCAGACTTTCACAAGACAGAATGAAATACCAATCTTCAATACATTTAATTATGAGTTACAAGGCTATCCTCATCCTAGCAATTATAGGAAGTTGCTGCATAGATTTCAGGAAAGAAGCATTGAGAAACATGTTTCTAGTAGTCACGACTGTAGCTATCCAGTGTTTGAGCTTAGATCAGAAAGGGAAGCATATGTAGATAGATTTAGTAGAACCGGCTCTAAGCATAAGTTCTACAACTAG
- the LOC107812851 gene encoding pumilio homolog 24 isoform X1, whose product MAAKPQKRDDSKKRKHAPAAAVGKSTPKKLKSSTGVPAKVLKKPHNKFSKPGDKKQQPKPHVGNDPVDTKRQRRIQAKELAEARKKKRKKHYTLEQELASLWEKMRTRNIAKEERSRLVSDALKKMKGKIPEIASSHVSSRVLQTCVKHCTQDERNAVFVEIRPHFITLASNTYAVHLVTKMLDTASKEQLAEFISSLHGHVATLLRHMVGSLVVEHAYQLGNAAQKQTLLMELYSPELQLFKDLTSLKEARIVDVISTLKLQKTSVIRHMTSVLQPILEKGILDHSIIHRALVEYLTIADQSSAADVIQQLSSPDLVRMIHTKDGSRIGIFCIKHGTAKDRKKIIKGMKDKVGKIARDKCGTLVLVSILSIVDDTKLLTKVIIRELEGILTELLSDQNGRRPLLQLLHPNSSRHFSPDELAAHGSSVPSLVTKSPSKVNVALDEETEASGLGEADKEDSCDTGAATDTTQSSHLNGGGKKDPLTRRQELLVNSGLAEKLIDACCEMAGELLKSNFGKEVIYEVAMGGADSILHATLDGKLKTLHGAIATLAAHPKVEESDKEHLLEHFHSSRTIRKLILDSPSFASTLYEKALKGKCAIWAQGHSAKVISALLETSSSKVHKLVKKEVQPLVDDGILKLAK is encoded by the exons AAAGAGACGACTCCAAAAAGCGAAAGCATGCTCCGGCAGCCGCCGTAGGGAAATCAACTCCCAAGAAACTGAAATCATCAACTGGTGTTCCCGCTAAGGTTCTGAAGAAACCCCATAATAAATTTTCAAAGCCGGGAGATAAAAAGCAACAACCTAAGCCTCATGTTGGGAACGACCCAGTTGATACCAAGCGACAGCGTCGTATACAGGCAAAG GAGCTAGCTGAAgcaaggaagaagaagaggaagaaacaTTACACATTGGAGCAA GAGCTCGCATCACTCTGGGAGAAGATGAGAACTCGAAATATTGCAAAAGAAGAAAGATCAAG ATTGGTGAGTGATGCCTTAAAGAAAATGAAAGGGAAGATCCCTGAAATAGCAAGCTCCCATGTTTCTTCTCGTGTTCTTCAG ACTTGTGTGAAACATTGTACACAAGATGAAAGAAATGCTGTGTTTGTGGAGATTCGGCCTCATTTTATCACTCTTGCCAGCAATACCTATGCAGTTCATCTGGTGACAAAGATGCTTGATACTG CATCCAAGGAGCAGCTGGCGGAGTTTATTTCCTCTCTTCATGGGCATGTTGCTACTCTTCTTAGGCATATGGTTGGTTCACTTG TTGTTGAACATGCTTATCAGTTGGGAAACGCAGCTCAGAAACAAACTCTTCTCATGGAGCTGTATTCCCCCGAGCTTCAGTTGTTCAAAGATTTGACCTCACTGAAGGAAGCAAG AATAGTTGATGTTATATCCACGCTAAAGCTTCAAAAGACTTCAGTCATACGGCACATGACTTCTGTACTTCAGCCTATTTTGGAGAAAGGAATACTAGACCACTCAATTATACACAGGGCACTTGTGGAGTACTTAACTATTGCTGATCAG TCTTCTGCTGCAGATGTAATCCAGCAGTTGTCAAGTCCAGACCTTGTTCGAATGATTCACACAAAGGATGGATCCAGGATTGGGATATTTTGCATCAAACATGGGACTGCAAAG GACCGAAAGAAAATCATTAAAGGGATGAAAGACAAGGTCGGAAAGATAGCTCGTGATAAATGTGGGACTTTG GTGCTTGTCTCCATCCTTTCGATTGTTGATGACACGAAACTTTTAACAAAG GTTATCATTCGTGAGCTTGAAGGAATCCTTACGGAGCTTCTTTCAGATCAG AATGGTAGACGCCCATTGTTGCAATTATTGCATCCAAATAGCTCACGCCATTTCAGCCCTGATGAGCTCGCAGCTCATGGTTCATCTGTTCCTTCTCTTGTCACCAAG AGCCCCTCAAAAGTAAATGTTGCATTGGATGAAGAAACCGAAGCTTCAGGGCTTGGTGAAGCTGATAAAGAAGATAGCTGTGACACAGGTGCTGCAACCGACACCACCCAAAGTTCACATTTGAACGGAGGAGGAAAGAAGGATCCTCTTACAAGGCGGCAAGAATTATTGGTCAACAGTGGGCTAGCTGAG AAACTCATCGATGCATGTTGTGAGATGGCAGGGGAATTGCTAAAATCAAACTTTGGTAAAGAGGTCATTTATGAG GTCGCCATGGGAGGTGCAGACAGCATCCTTCACGCAACTTTAGATGGAAAGTTGAAAACCTTACATGGTGCTATAGCAACTCTGGCAGCACATCCTAAAGTGGAGGAATCAGATAAAGAACATCTCCTTGAACACTTCCATTCTAGCAGGACCATCAGAAAACTGATCTTGGACTCCCCTTCTTTTGCTAGCACTTTGTATGAGAAAGCCCTGAAAGGGAAATGCGCAATTTGGGCTCAAGGCCACAG TGCGAAAGTGATTAGTGCACTGTTGGAAACTTCAAGTTCTAAGGTACACAAGCTTGTGAAGAAGGAAGTTCAGCCCTTGGTAGATGATGGTATCCTCAAAttagccaaatga
- the LOC107812851 gene encoding pumilio homolog 24 isoform X2 codes for MRTRNIAKEERSRLVSDALKKMKGKIPEIASSHVSSRVLQTCVKHCTQDERNAVFVEIRPHFITLASNTYAVHLVTKMLDTASKEQLAEFISSLHGHVATLLRHMVGSLVVEHAYQLGNAAQKQTLLMELYSPELQLFKDLTSLKEARIVDVISTLKLQKTSVIRHMTSVLQPILEKGILDHSIIHRALVEYLTIADQSSAADVIQQLSSPDLVRMIHTKDGSRIGIFCIKHGTAKDRKKIIKGMKDKVGKIARDKCGTLVLVSILSIVDDTKLLTKVIIRELEGILTELLSDQNGRRPLLQLLHPNSSRHFSPDELAAHGSSVPSLVTKSPSKVNVALDEETEASGLGEADKEDSCDTGAATDTTQSSHLNGGGKKDPLTRRQELLVNSGLAEKLIDACCEMAGELLKSNFGKEVIYEVAMGGADSILHATLDGKLKTLHGAIATLAAHPKVEESDKEHLLEHFHSSRTIRKLILDSPSFASTLYEKALKGKCAIWAQGHSAKVISALLETSSSKVHKLVKKEVQPLVDDGILKLAK; via the exons ATGAGAACTCGAAATATTGCAAAAGAAGAAAGATCAAG ATTGGTGAGTGATGCCTTAAAGAAAATGAAAGGGAAGATCCCTGAAATAGCAAGCTCCCATGTTTCTTCTCGTGTTCTTCAG ACTTGTGTGAAACATTGTACACAAGATGAAAGAAATGCTGTGTTTGTGGAGATTCGGCCTCATTTTATCACTCTTGCCAGCAATACCTATGCAGTTCATCTGGTGACAAAGATGCTTGATACTG CATCCAAGGAGCAGCTGGCGGAGTTTATTTCCTCTCTTCATGGGCATGTTGCTACTCTTCTTAGGCATATGGTTGGTTCACTTG TTGTTGAACATGCTTATCAGTTGGGAAACGCAGCTCAGAAACAAACTCTTCTCATGGAGCTGTATTCCCCCGAGCTTCAGTTGTTCAAAGATTTGACCTCACTGAAGGAAGCAAG AATAGTTGATGTTATATCCACGCTAAAGCTTCAAAAGACTTCAGTCATACGGCACATGACTTCTGTACTTCAGCCTATTTTGGAGAAAGGAATACTAGACCACTCAATTATACACAGGGCACTTGTGGAGTACTTAACTATTGCTGATCAG TCTTCTGCTGCAGATGTAATCCAGCAGTTGTCAAGTCCAGACCTTGTTCGAATGATTCACACAAAGGATGGATCCAGGATTGGGATATTTTGCATCAAACATGGGACTGCAAAG GACCGAAAGAAAATCATTAAAGGGATGAAAGACAAGGTCGGAAAGATAGCTCGTGATAAATGTGGGACTTTG GTGCTTGTCTCCATCCTTTCGATTGTTGATGACACGAAACTTTTAACAAAG GTTATCATTCGTGAGCTTGAAGGAATCCTTACGGAGCTTCTTTCAGATCAG AATGGTAGACGCCCATTGTTGCAATTATTGCATCCAAATAGCTCACGCCATTTCAGCCCTGATGAGCTCGCAGCTCATGGTTCATCTGTTCCTTCTCTTGTCACCAAG AGCCCCTCAAAAGTAAATGTTGCATTGGATGAAGAAACCGAAGCTTCAGGGCTTGGTGAAGCTGATAAAGAAGATAGCTGTGACACAGGTGCTGCAACCGACACCACCCAAAGTTCACATTTGAACGGAGGAGGAAAGAAGGATCCTCTTACAAGGCGGCAAGAATTATTGGTCAACAGTGGGCTAGCTGAG AAACTCATCGATGCATGTTGTGAGATGGCAGGGGAATTGCTAAAATCAAACTTTGGTAAAGAGGTCATTTATGAG GTCGCCATGGGAGGTGCAGACAGCATCCTTCACGCAACTTTAGATGGAAAGTTGAAAACCTTACATGGTGCTATAGCAACTCTGGCAGCACATCCTAAAGTGGAGGAATCAGATAAAGAACATCTCCTTGAACACTTCCATTCTAGCAGGACCATCAGAAAACTGATCTTGGACTCCCCTTCTTTTGCTAGCACTTTGTATGAGAAAGCCCTGAAAGGGAAATGCGCAATTTGGGCTCAAGGCCACAG TGCGAAAGTGATTAGTGCACTGTTGGAAACTTCAAGTTCTAAGGTACACAAGCTTGTGAAGAAGGAAGTTCAGCCCTTGGTAGATGATGGTATCCTCAAAttagccaaatga